The sequence AGGGCCTCCAGACCCTCCGGCGCAGCGATAATGCACAGGAACTTTACACTGCGGGGGTGACGCTTTTTGATCTGGCCGATGGCATCAATGGCGCTGCCGCCGGTTGCCAGCATGGGATCCAGTACAAACACATCTCGCTGACCGATGTCGCCCGGCAGCTTGCAATAATACTCTACCGGCTCCAAAGTCTCCTCGTTACGATACAGACCGATGTGACCCACACGAGCGGCGGGCACCAGGCGCAAAGCACCGTCTACCATACCCAGACCGGCACGGAGAATGGGCACAAACGCCAGCTTACGGCCGGCAAGCACCTTACAGTCGGCCACGCCGCAGGGGGTGGTCACCTGCTTGTCCTCCAGAGGCAGATCACGGGTGGCGTCATACATCATCAGCATGGCGATCTCGTTGACCAGCTCACGGAACTCCATGGTGCTGGTGTCCACATCACGCAGAATGCTCAACTTGTGCTGGATCAGCGGGTGATCCATAATGACTACTTTTCTGTCCATTGCGGTTCCTCCTAAAAATATAATAAATTATTTTTCGTAAACAGAGCGTTTCAACTGACCGATATACGGCAAGTTGCGGTAGCGCTGGTCAAAATCCAGGCCGTAGCCCACCACAAACTCGTCCGGCACACTGGTGCCCACATAATCCGCCTTTAAGTCTACCACGCGGCGCTCCGGTTTATCCAGCAAAGTAGCCACGCGAATGCTGGCCGGGTGGCGGGTACGCAGCATATCGCAAACATAGGAGAGGGTGCGCCCGCTGTCCAGAATATCCTCCACCAGCAGCACATCGTAGTTCTCCAATTCAATATCAATGTCCTTCACAATCTTTACCACGCCGCTGGAGCGGGTGTCACCGCCGTAGCTGGACACGGCTAAAAAGTCCAGCTTACAGGGCAGCTGTATCTCACGGATCAGGTCCGCCATAAACAGCACGGAGCCTTTTAAAATACCCACCACCAACAGATTTTTGCCGGCGTAGTCCGTAGTAATCTGGGCGCCCAGACGGGCATTGATTTGGTGCAGCTCTTCTTCAGACACCAGCACCCGTTCAATATTCTCGTGCATCAGCGTTCCTCCCGGAAATAGGACAGACCAAGGGCGGCCGGTCCCTGATTTTCTTTCTTCTTGCGCATAGAGGTAACGATCAATACCAGGATCGTCACCACATAGGGCAGCATCTTAAACAGCTCCTGCTTGCTCAGATCCAGGCCGGGGATAAACAGATACACAATATACAGGAACCCGAACAGGATAGAGCCGAAGATAGCCAGGTTGGGTCGCCAAATGGCGAAAATCACCAAAGCGATGGCCAGCCAGCCACGGTCACCGAAGCCGTCGTTGGACCACACGCCGCAGGCGTAGTCCATTACATAATACAGACCGCCCAGCCCGGCGATCATACTGCCGATGCAGGTAGCCATATACTTGGAGCGCTCCACATTGATACCCGCAGCGTCTGCGGTGGCCGGGTTTTCGCCCACGGCACGCAGGTGCAGGCCGCCCCGAGTGCGCTTTAAGAACACGGCGCACACAATGGCGATCACAATGGAAACATAGGCGAGAAAACCGTAGCTCAAGAACATCTCGCCAAAGGCGCCCATTTTCTCTGCAATAGGCAGATGGGCGCGGAAGTAGGTGCTGGTGCGGGTCAGGGCAACAGACGGGATGTCACTGCCGGTGAGCTGCACCATAGAGGCACCGAAAAAGTTACCGAATCCAACGCCAAAGGTGGTGATGGCCAAACCGGTTACATTCTGGTTGGCCCGCAGGGTCACGGTCAAGAAACAATACAGCAGCCCCATCAGCAGGGAGCCGAAGAGCGTACAGATCAACGGGATCAGCACAGCCAAAAACGGATTAAGCTCCGTTACATGCTGCTCATACAGAAACGAGCCGATCACGCCGCTGATACCGCCCACATACATAATACCGGGAATACCCAGGTTCAGGTTGCCAGATTTCTCCGTCAAGATCTCACCGGTGGCGCCGAACAGAATCGGCACGCCCTGCATCACGGCACGCTGGAACAGCGTGACCCAAGTCGCTAAACTAAACATCAGGCGGCCTCCTTCCGATTGCGGCGGAACTTCAGCTCATAATTGATAAAGAACTCGCTGCCGATAATAAAGAACAGGATAATACCCGTAATAATTTCTGAGAACGATTGGTCCAGCATAAAAACGGTAGAGATCTCGTCTGCGCCCTTTTGCAGGAACACCAGCAGGAACGAGGTGAGGATCATATACGCCGGGCTGAACTTGGCCAGCCAAGACACCATAATGGCAGTAAAGCCCCGGTTGTCTGCGGTGGTGGTGGTAATGGTGTGATCCGTGCCGCCCACCAGCAGCAGGCCGGCAATGCCGCAAACGGCGCCGGACAGGGCCATGGTGCGCAGAATCACTTTCTTAACATTGATACCGATATAGCGGGCGGTGTTTACACTCTCGCCCACCACGGAGATCTCATAACCGTGCTTGCTGTACTTTAAATAAATGGACATAAAGACGGTCAGCGCCAGCACAATGAGAATATTCAGCAAATAGTCGTGCTCGCCGAGCACCGGCAACCAACCGGCGCGGGTGGTCTGGTTGATAATACCGATCTTGCCGGAGCCCTTAGGCACCTCCCAGCGAATGACGAAATACGCCACCAGCTGAATGGCTACATAGTTCATCATCAGGGTGAATAAGGTCTCGTTGGTATTATACTGCGCCTTAAAAAATGCGGGGATCAGCGCCCAAATGGCACCGGCCAGCATACTGGCTACGATCATCGTCAATATCAGCAGCGCATTGGGGATCTTGCCACCCAGGCAGATCATACACGCCGCCGTTGCCAGACCGCCGATCAGCACCTGACCCTCGCCGCCGATGTTCCAAAACCGCATTTTGAACGCAGGGGTCAACGCCAGGGACACGCACAGCAGCATAGCCAAACTTTGCAGCAGGTTCCATATCCGGCGGGGGGTGCTAAAGGCACCACGAAACATGGTGGCATACACCTGGAACGGATTTTCATGGGTCAAAAACACAGTCAGCGCCGCACATGCCACCAGCGCCAGTACAATGGCACCGATGCGAATGGCCCAGGACAGATACCAGGGCAGTGCCGCCCGCTTGGCAATGTGAAAGAGCGGCTCTTTGGTCTTATTCTTATGCATGGGTCTCGCCCTCCTCCTTCACACGCTTGGTCATCAGGATACCCAGCTCCTCCTTGGTGGCGGACGGACCGTCCACAATGCCGGTAATCCGGCCGGAGTTCAGTACCATAATGCGGTCACACAGTTCCACCAGCACATCCAGATCCTCGCCCACGAAGATCACGGACACACCGCTTTCCTTCTGCTTTTGCAGCAGATTATAGATCATATAAGAGGAGTTGATGTCCAACCCGCGCACGGGATAGGCCACCATCAACACCGTGGGGTGCTGGGCGATCTCTCGGCCCACCAACACCTTTTGCACATTACCGCCGGACAGTCGGCGCACCGGGGTGTTGGCATCCGGGGTGACGATCTCCAGACTTTTAATGATATTCTCCGCCAGGTCCTTAGGACGCTTGCGCTCCAGAAAAGCCGTATGACCGCGCTTGTAGCTGCGCAGCATCATGTTGTCCACAATATCCATATTGCCCACCAGGCCCATACCCAGTCGGTCCTCCGGCACAAAGGACAAAGCGATACCCAAACTGCGAATGGCCTTGGGGCTTTTGCCTACCAGGTTCACCGCCTGGCCGTCTGACGGCTTATACACAATGCTGGAGCCTTTTTCGCTGGCTTGTAAACCGGCAATGGCCTCCAGCAGCTCCTTTTGGCCGCAGCCGGAGATACCGGCTATGCCCAGGATCTCGCCGCCGTTGGCGGTAAAGTTTACATCCTCCAGCACATGGGCACCCTCTTTGTTGCGCACGGTCAGGTGCTCCACTCGCAGCCGCTCCTGTGGGTCCTTGGGCGCGGTGCGCTCAATGTGCAAATCGATTTTTTCGCCCACCATCATTTCGGTCAGGGACTGCTCCGTTGCATCCTTGGTGGCTACATTGCCCACATTCTTGCCCTTGCGCAAAATCACCACCCGGTCGGAAATTTCCAATACCTCGTGAAGTTTATGGGTGATGATGATAATGGACTTGCCGTCCTCCCGCATACGCCGCAACACATCAAACAGTCGCCGGGTCTCCTGCGGGGTCAATACAGCGGTGGGCTCGTCCAAAATCAGAATATTGGCGCCGCGATACAGCACCTTTATAATCTCGACCGTCTGCTTCTCAGAAACAGACATCTCGTATATTTTCTTTTTTAAATCCACGGCAAAACCGTAACGCTCGGTGATCTGCCGCACTTTTTTCTCAGCCTCAGCCAAGTTAAATTTTTCTTCATCGTGCATACCCAGCACGATATTTTCCGTGGCCGTAAACACATCCACTAGCTTAAAATGCTGGTGGATCATACCAATATTGTACTTAAATGCGTCTTTGGGAGAGCGGATCACCACTTCTTCCCCATTGACAAAGATCTGCCCGGCATCCGGAAAATAAATACCGGCCAGCATATTCATTAAGGTGGTCTTGCCGCTGCCGTTCTCACCCAGGACAGAGAGGATCTCGCCCTTCTCTACCGTCAGAGAGCAGTCGGAATTGGCAACGATGGAGCCGAATGTTTTGGTAATCCCCTTCAGCTCAACAGCAGGTACGCCCATGGTCTACCTCCGCAAAATAAAGTTCCTATATACAACACTACCGTGACCGCAAAAATTGCGGTCACGGGTGTTTGTAAACTGTGCTGTTTTAGATTACTGCTTCTTGTCCAGCAGCTTGATACCGTCGATCTGCACATCAAAGTAGGGGGCAGAACGAGCAGTAGACTCAGCGAAGTAGCCGTCCTTAACAACCTCGGTGTCCGGGGTGTACTTGGCATCGGTGTCTACATCCGCCTTATAGGAATCCAGCTTCTTGCCGTTTACGGTGAAGGCGGAGGTGTCAAACACATGAAGAGAACCGTCTTCCAGCTTCTTCTTGGCGGCGTCAATGGCCTCCTGGGTGCCGGCAGCGGCAGCCTTGGTGTTTACATCGGTCAGTTCCACAGAGCCGGTGGACAGAGTACCGGTCCAGTCCGCGTCAATGGTCTTGCCCTCAGCCACGCACTTGATGGCATACTCATAGTACGGCTCCCAGTTGATGCGGGAAGATACGATGAAGGTGTTGGGGCAAGCGGAGATGGTGCTACCGTTGTAAGACACATTGGGAACACCGGCGGACTCACAAGCAGTGGGTGCGCCCATAGAGTCGGCGTGCTGGCTGATCAGCTTGCAGCCGTCCTTAATCAGCTTGTTGGCAGCTTCCTTCTCGGCAGCCTCGTCGTACCAAGAACCGGTAAAGGTAACTTCCATGGTAACGGAGGGGCATACAGAGCGTGCGCCCAGGAAGAAGGAGGTGTAGCCGGAGATCACTTCGGCATAGGTGAAGGCGCCTACATAGCCCATCTTGGCCTCGTCCTTTTTGAACTCGCCATTCTCGATCATCTCGTTGAGCTTCATACCGGCGGCAATACCTGCCAGGTAACGGCCCTCATAGATGGAGGCAAAAGCGTTGTGGTAGTTGGCCAGACCCTCGGTGTGAGCTCTGGTGCCGGTGGAGTGGCAGAACTGCACATTGGGGTACTTCTTGGCAGCCTCAATGATGTAAGGCTCGTGACCGAAGCTGTCTGCAAAGATAATGTTGCAGCCCTGCTCCGCCAGGTCTACTGCTGCGTCATAAGCTTCCTGACCCTCCGGGATCTGGGTCTTGTACAGCTTCTGTGCGCCGGTGATGCCCAGCTTCTCGCAGGCAGCGTCCGCAGCCTTAATAAAGTTCAGGTCATAGGTAGAGTTCTTGTCGTGCAGGAAGATGAAGCCAACCTTCAATTTGCTGGTTGCAGAATTGGTGGTGTCTTCTTTCTTCTTGGTGTCGCCGCTGTTAGAAGAGCAGGCGGTGAATACGCCTACAACGAACAGGACACTGAGAAGAACTGCAAGTACTTTTTTTGCCATTTTCATTCTCGATTCCTCCGAAAAAAATATTTATTATCAGAGCGCACGCTCAAATAACCGCTTTAATCCCGAAAACAGATCTGCCCGGTGGTGTGGTCCATGGACTCCACGATGGCCAGGGACTCCACCCGAACGCCCTCGGCACGCAGCTGATCGCCGCCGTGCTGGTAGCCCTTCTCGATCACGGTGCCGCAGCCCACCAGGGTGGCGCCGCTTTGGTGCACCAGGTCGATGAGCCCCCGCAGGGCATTGCCCACCGCCAGGAAGTCGTCTACGATCAGCACCCGATCCTCCGGGGTCAAAAACCGCTTGGACACCATCACATCATAGGTCGTGCCGTGGGTAAAGGACGCCACCTGGGTCTTATACACATCGCCGGCAATGTTCTTGGTCTTGCTCTTTTTGGCAAATACCAAGGGGCAGGCGAACTCCAGCGCTACCACGCTGCCCACGGCAATGCCGGAGGCCTCAATGGTGAGAATTTTGTTCACCCCGGCGGCCTTATAAAGACGGTGGAACTCCCGCCCCACCTCTTTCATAAACGGAAAGTCGATCTGGTGGTTCAAAAAGCAATCCACCTTAAGAATATTACCTTCATAGACCTCGCCCTCGGCGAGAATTTTCTTTTTTAATGCTTCCATCCTAAAATCCTTGTCGAAACAGAAATAAAATGATAGAATTATGATAATACGAAAGCCCCCGATTTGCAAGGTCGATTTGTATGTTGACACCAAATTTTAACTTTTTTTGCAAATCGGCGAATTTATGCTATAATTATTTAGTAAATTTCAACAAGGGAATAGGCGTTTGCCTGCAAATTTATGAGAAAAAAAGAAAAATCTACCTTTCGCAAAATCGAACATCACCGCACAGAGACCTTCTTCCTCATTGTGCGCGGGCTGGAAGTGGGCGTGGTTGCCGGTTTGGTGTCCGCTCTCTACCGCTTTCTGCTCAGCAAAGCGGAAAGCGCCAACCATGCGGTACTCACCGCCATTGCCGGCAAGCCGCTGTACATTGCACTGTTCTTAGCGGCACTGGCGGGGATCGGCTACCTGGTCTCTCAGCTGGTGCGATGGCAGCCTCTGTCGTCCTCCAGCGGTATTCCCCAAATCACCGGGGAAATTCGCGGTCACCTGGACGCCCCCTGGTGGCAAGTGCTGTTGGCGAAGATCGCCGGCGGCACCCTGTCCATTCTCAGCGGACTGAGCCTGGGGCGCGAAGGCCCCAGTATTCAGCTGGGTGGTATGGCGGCCAAAGGGATTGCCAAGGTTACCAAGGCGGACAAAACCACGCAGCTGCGCATGATCAGCTGCGGCGGCGGTGCCGGACTGGCAGCGGCATTTAACGCCCCGCTGGCGGGCATGATGTTCACCCTGGAGGAGATTCATAAAACCCTGGACGGCAACATTCTGTGCATGGGCATTGTGTCTACCATTACGGCAGACTATATCTCCAAGCTGTTTTTCGGTCAAAACACGGTGTTCCACTACACCACCGCCGACATTCCGTTAAAGAGCTACTGGATTCTGCTGCTATTAGGGATCGTGCTGGGGCTGGCCGGCGTGGGCTACAATGCCCTCATGTTGCTGGGCCAAAAATGGATCGGCAAGATCAAAGCACCGGTGCGTATGATGCTGGTTTTTGTTTGCAGCGGCGTGCTGGGGCTGTTTGTGCCCCAACTGCTGGGCGGCGGCCACACCATGGTGACCCTGCTGCTGCAAGAGCACCCTACCATTAAAATTCTGATTTTACTGCTGCTGGGCAAATTTCTTTTTTCCCTGCTGTCCTTTGCCTCCGGCGCACCGGGCGGTATCTTCTTCCCGCTGCTGATTCTGGGGACTTACCTGGGCGCCATCTATGCCGAGGCGGCCATTGCCTGGTTTGGGCTGGCGCCGGAACTGTGGCAGGAGCTGGTGGTGGTGTCTATGGCCGGGTTCTTTGCCGCCATTGTGCGTGCGCCCATGACCGGCATTATCCTGGTATTTGAAATGACCGGCAACCTGGACAGTCTGCTGCCGCTGGCAGTGGTGAGCCTGACCAGCTACACGCTGGCAGATCTGCTGGGCAGCACGCCCATTTACACGGCGCTGCTGGAAAATCTGTTGCGCCCGGAGGACAAGGCGGCAGCGCGCCGCAACCGTCCCGGCGAAAAGGTGCTCAAGACCTATGTACTTCCTTTGGGTAGTGCCCTGGACGGCAAGTGCATTAAAGATATTGACTGGGGCCGCCACTGCCTGATCGTCAGCATTGAGCGAGGTGACACGGCCGTGACCCCTAAGGGCGACACCACTCTCCACGCCGGCGACACGCTGGTGGTGATGGTGAGCCAGCGGCGCTTTGCCCGGGACAATGACCGGCTGGAAGCGCTGATCGACCCCAAATCGTAACCCCATCGGCCGGTGCCGACACAGATAAATTGCATCTAAGAACGCATACAGGAGTGAACATTATGGAAAACCGCATTTGGCTCAAAGGCGACACCCACCTGCACACCTGCAACAGCGATGGCAAGCTGACCCCCGGTCAGCTGGTAGAAGCATGCCAGCAGGCAAGGCTGGACTACGCCATTATCACCGACCACAACTACAACACCGTAAAGGCCAGCTATACGGACAAAAATTTGCTGGTGATGCAGGGGCAGGAGATCACCGACGACCTGGGTCACATCAATGTTTGGGGCAAAAAGGTGCCCCAGGATCCGCCGTATATCTTAAAGACCACAGAGGACTATGACGCGGTGCTGGCACCTTGCCGGGAGGCAGGGGCCACCATCTCCGTCAATCACCCGTTTTGCTCTATGTGCGGGTTCCACATGGATCTGGAGCACTTCCACTTTGACTGCGTGGAAGTGTGGAACACCATTCAGCACTCGGATAATATTAAAAATATGAACTGGTGGCACAACCAGCTGCTGCAAGGCAACCACATTGCAGCGGTGGGCGGTTCTGACTTTCACAAGGACATTGGCCCGCTGAAGCTGCTGGCCAACCCCACCACCATTGTGCACACCACCGCCAAAACAGAGGAAGCTGTTTTGCAGGCACTGCGAGAGGGTCGCTCCGTGGTAACCAACAAACCGGGCACCAGTATGATCTACCTGACCGTAGGGGACGCCAATGTGGGCGACACGGTATCCTACGCGCCCGGCCTAACCGGCAAGGTGGCGGTGACAAAGTTCAAAAAAGGCCACACCATCAAGGTGTTTAACAACAACGATGTGATCCTGGAACACACCGCCGCACAAAGCAGCGACCGGATGGAACTGGATTTTGAAATTCGGCAGCCGGGCTTTATTCGGGCAGAAATCGACTACACCTTCCGCCCGGTCATGCGGGCTCTGTACCACACGGTGGAGGAAAAATATCTCCACGCGGATGTGGCCGATCTGCCGCCATTTTTCTGGGCGTTCACCAACCCCATTTGGATTCGCTGATGGAGGGCGTGCATATTACCCGCTCCCGGCGCAAAAGCATAGAGCTGTCCATTGACGATGATCTGCAAATCGCCGTCAAAGCGCCCCTGTGGGTCACCGATCGAGCCATTGATCACTTTATCGCCCAAAAGGCGGACTGGATCAGCCGACAAAAAGCCGCCAAGGCTGCCTACTTACAGGCACATCCGCCCTTAACGGAAGCAGAAGTGGAAGCGCTGCGCCGCCGGGCCAAGGCGGAACTGCCGCCTCGGGTGTCCTATTACAGCCAAATTCTGGGCGTAACCCCCACCGGGATCAAGATAACAAGTGCCAAAAAGCGCTTTGGCTCCTGCAACGGGAAGAACAGCATCTGCTTTTCCCTCTACCTGATGCAGTACCCACAGGCAGCCATAGACTATGTGGTGGTGCACGAGTTGTGTCACATTCGCCACCACGACCACTCCCCTGCCTTTTACCGGCTGGTGGAAAGCGTGCTGCCGGACTACAAAGAGCGGGAGCGCCTGCTGCGCCGCTAAAAGCAAAGAAGCACCGTAACGAAAGCCGTTACGGTGCCTTTTTATTCTGTATAAATGGGAGAAGTGATGGCCAGAGCCTGCTTTTCGCCCCCAACGGTCCCCCACAACTCGCAAATGTACCAGTGTCCCGGCTCCAGGGTCAGCCGGGCGTGGCGCTCGGTGACCGCCGTCTCCAGCACACACTTGTTGCCATTGGTAATAATGCGAATGGTGTCGTAGCTTATCGGCTCGTCACTCTCGTCCTTACGCCGGGCGTGCAGATCCGTAAAAAAGCTGAAGATTACCCGCCCCCGCTTGAGGGTGTCGCCAATGCCGTAAGTTTCGCCCCAACGGTGCACCCGAAAGAAGAATTTGGCGCCGAAGCTAACCACCGTGCGCCCGGCGCGGATGGCCTCCAACGCACAGGCTGCCGTCGGTTCTTCCATATTCAAATAGGTAACCCCAAAGTGCCGATCCGACTGGCGGTGCCAGTCCCGACCGTAGGTGATGGGCAGATGATAGCCCTTGTCCAGCAAGGACTTCCACAGCTCCGTGGCCGGGACGTTTTCGCCGTTGTCCGGGCCAAAAGCATCGTGCCATACCTCCAGGTAATCCACCCGGTTCCAGTCCTGCACATCAAAGGCCCAGCGCCCACCGGTACAGATAGGCGAGCCCAACTGAAACGGATGAGCCACGCCGCACAGGCCGCCGGCTGCGTGCACCTGATCGATCTTATCGTCTATATTGGCAGGCACTGCGTCCCGCCAGTCCACAAAGTCCCTGGCGCCCAGCACCAGCATGTGGCCAAAAAAGGTGGTCCACTCAATGCCCGGCACAGCGGGGGTAATGCTGTCATCCAGCTCCCTGTGGCCGGAGACAGTGTTGTGGTCGGTCAAAGCGATCAACGCCAGGTGGTCATCATACGCACGGCGCAGCAGTTCCGCCACAGAAAAGCTCCCATCGGAATGGACGCTGTGGCAATGAAGTTCGCAAGGCAAATAACTCATTCCGTTTCCTCCCCGATCACACGCACACGGCAAGTCACCGGACACAGCACACAATGGGCGCTGAGTACTGCCTGCCACTGCCCCGGGCGCAATTCGCCGGGCAAAAAGCCGGGCGACGCACTCTCTGCCGTCAGTCGATGGCACTGCTCGGTGGCTCGCCGATGGGCAGCGCCTCGATAGCCCGCCGGATCATCCAAAGACAGGGTGACTAAATTATACACCGGCAAATAGGCATACGGATCCTTTTGCACCACCGCCCGCGCATACCGGGCCAGCGCAGCCTTTACCGCCTCTACCGCCGCCGGCTCCGGTGGGGTGGGCGGATCGTAAGTAAATTCCACCTGCAAGGCCGTCAGCCCGGGCGGAACGGAAAAAGACAAAGCCACATTGGTCTTGTCCGCCTGCGGGTTCAGCACCCGCGTCTCATCAAAAAGCACCATATACAGCGCCCCCTCTTCCCCTTGATTATAACCGATACCGCAGAAATTTGCAATTCCTGTCAAAAGATGTTAAAATAAAGGCGGTGATAACAATGGGAATTGATCTAAAAAATTGGATGCAGAACCTGCCGGACGGCAGCGATCTACTGGCGCTGAACCTGTGCGGCACCCACGACTGCGTGACCCAGCACATTCGACTGCCCCACTTCTTTTGCTGCCAAGACCTAACTGTCTATGAGCAGCTGCTTTTGGGGGTGCGGGCGCTGGATATCCGCGTGCGGGCGGACGGCAAGTGCCTAACCATGGTGCACGGCATATTCCCCGCCTACAACCACTCCTGCCACCGGGCCAACCTGATGGATATGGGCGATGTGCTGTCCCAGTGCTACCGCTTTTTAGACGAATGCCCGGGCGAGGCGGTGGTGTTCCAGTTTAAAAACGACAACGGCAAAGAGAACGAGCAGTGCTTCGACAACCTGTTTTATACCTATATCAAGGGCAAAGAGCCTTATTGGTACTTAGAGGATCGGGTACCCACCTTGGGCGCCGCCCGCG comes from Oscillospiraceae bacterium and encodes:
- a CDS encoding CehA/McbA family metallohydrolase, translated to MSYLPCELHCHSVHSDGSFSVAELLRRAYDDHLALIALTDHNTVSGHRELDDSITPAVPGIEWTTFFGHMLVLGARDFVDWRDAVPANIDDKIDQVHAAGGLCGVAHPFQLGSPICTGGRWAFDVQDWNRVDYLEVWHDAFGPDNGENVPATELWKSLLDKGYHLPITYGRDWHRQSDRHFGVTYLNMEEPTAACALEAIRAGRTVVSFGAKFFFRVHRWGETYGIGDTLKRGRVIFSFFTDLHARRKDESDEPISYDTIRIITNGNKCVLETAVTERHARLTLEPGHWYICELWGTVGGEKQALAITSPIYTE